In Streptomyces rapamycinicus NRRL 5491, the genomic stretch CTTACGGTCTGCGCGAGCCGGTCCGTGACCACCGTGTCACCCCTTACCGCCGTATGGACGTGAGCCCTACCGCTCTCAGCCTGCCGTATCGATCGCGCGAGTGCCGCATCTCCGAAGCGGTTCGGGGAAAGTCCCTTTAAGGTGGCAAATAGAGCGAGCGGAAATCGCTTCCACGCTCTTCGCCTCGGAAGGGACGATCGGTGATGTCCGAGACCGCACCACGGAACCGACCCGAGAACCCCGCCACGGAACCCGCCGCCGGTACGCCCAAGACAATGAGCGCCGGGCCCGGCATGGCCGCGGCAGCCGCCGCCACCGATCGGACCCGGCGGGGCGGAGGCGACCCGGCCGTGCGGGGGCGCACCACCATCGCCGACGGCGTCGTCGAGAAGATCGCGGGTATGGCGGCCCGCGATGTGGTCGGCGTCCACGCCATGGGCGGCGGTCTCGCGCGTACCTTCGGGGTCGTACGGGACCGGGTGCCCGGCGGCCGGTCGGTCACCCGCGGGGTGAAGGCGGAGGTGGGGGAGGTACAGACGGCCCTCGACCTGGAGATCGTGGTGGACTACGGCGTCTCCATCGCCGATGTCGCACGGGCCGTACGGGAGAACGTGATCGCGGCGGTCGAGCGGATGACCGGCCTCGAGGTCGTCGAGGTCAATATCGCGGTCAGCGATGTGAAGTTGCCGGACGAGGAGGAGGAACCGCCGGAGCCGCGGCTCCAATAGGCCGGCAGCGGTTCCGGTCGGCTCCAGCGAAGGAGCACACGATGAGCATGGCCGTGGTCGGGATGATCGCGGGAATGGCGCTGGCTTTCGCAGGTTACTTCGGCGGTTTCGGGGCCTTTCTGCTGGTGGCGGCGTTGGGAGCCGTCGGGTTCATCGTCGGCCGGTTCCTGGACGGTGATCTGGAACCGGGTGACTTCTTCCGTTCCCGTGGCCGTGACGGACGGCCCCGGTGAGCGCCATGACGACCGTAAGGACGTGCCGTGGTGGAGCCGGGTGAGCGGGGTGCGACGCGGATCGCGGACCGGGTCGTCGCGAAGATCGCCTCGCAGGCGGCGCGGGAGGCGTTGCGGGGCGGCGGCGCCGCGGACTCCGGTGCGGACGGAGGCGCGGATACGGGTGCGGACGCCGGTGTGGACCCCGGTGTGGACGCCGGTGAGGTCGTCCTCGCCGATGTCGCCGGGGC encodes the following:
- a CDS encoding Asp23/Gls24 family envelope stress response protein produces the protein MSAGPGMAAAAAATDRTRRGGGDPAVRGRTTIADGVVEKIAGMAARDVVGVHAMGGGLARTFGVVRDRVPGGRSVTRGVKAEVGEVQTALDLEIVVDYGVSIADVARAVRENVIAAVERMTGLEVVEVNIAVSDVKLPDEEEEPPEPRLQ